A stretch of the Bordetella genomosp. 8 genome encodes the following:
- a CDS encoding aminopeptidase P family protein, with amino-acid sequence MPHTDTRIAALRHAMAARGLSAYIVPSADPHLSEYLPARWQGRQWLSGFTGSVGTLVVTADFAGLWVDSRYWVQAEAQLAGTCVSLMKLGDPSVPAHPEWLAAHCKARGAAGQTVVGADGQVLSLAAHRVLADAVSAAGGRLDISHDLLADIWPDRPGLPAAPVREHLPPYACVTRADKLARLRAAMRAKEATAHLISSLDDVAWLFNLRGADVDYNPVFVGHALVLADRAELYTAAGKIDAALAQRLGADGVAVRPYDAYTQALAGLPADAAVLVDPARTTVGVLAALPATARRVEAINPSTLAKSRKTDDELAHVRAVMEQDGAALCEFFAWFDAAVGREAITELTIDEKLSAARRRRPGFVSLSFGTIAAYNANGAMPHYRATPESHAAIEGDGLLLIDSGGQYEGGTTDITRVVGVGRPTAEQKRDFTLVLKGMIALSRARFPRGVLSPMLDAIARAPIWEGGAEYGHGTGHGVGYFMNVHEGPQVIAHRAQATPHTAMEPGMITSNEPGIYRPGRWGVRIENLVCNRPAQTTELGEFLAFETLTLCPIDTTCILEDMLRPDEIAWLDGYHAQVRERLLPHVDGAARDWLLARTRALAAAE; translated from the coding sequence ATGCCGCACACCGACACCCGTATCGCAGCGCTGCGCCACGCCATGGCCGCGCGCGGCCTGAGCGCCTACATCGTCCCCTCCGCCGACCCGCACTTGTCGGAATACCTGCCGGCGCGCTGGCAGGGGCGGCAATGGCTGTCCGGCTTCACCGGTTCGGTGGGGACCCTGGTCGTCACGGCGGATTTCGCCGGCCTGTGGGTGGATAGCCGCTATTGGGTGCAGGCGGAAGCGCAACTGGCGGGTACCTGCGTCAGCCTGATGAAGCTGGGCGATCCGTCCGTGCCGGCGCACCCCGAATGGCTGGCGGCGCATTGCAAGGCGCGCGGCGCCGCCGGGCAAACCGTAGTGGGCGCGGATGGCCAGGTGTTGTCGCTGGCCGCGCACCGGGTGCTGGCCGACGCGGTGAGCGCCGCGGGCGGCCGCCTCGATATCTCCCACGACCTGCTGGCCGACATCTGGCCGGACCGCCCCGGATTGCCGGCGGCGCCGGTGCGCGAGCACCTGCCGCCCTATGCCTGCGTGACACGCGCCGACAAGCTTGCGCGACTTCGCGCGGCCATGCGGGCCAAGGAAGCGACGGCGCACCTCATCAGCTCGCTGGACGATGTCGCGTGGCTGTTCAACCTGCGCGGCGCCGACGTGGACTACAACCCGGTCTTCGTCGGCCATGCGCTGGTCCTGGCCGACCGCGCCGAACTCTACACCGCGGCCGGCAAGATCGACGCGGCCCTGGCGCAACGCCTGGGCGCCGACGGCGTCGCCGTCCGCCCCTACGACGCCTACACACAGGCCCTGGCCGGGCTGCCGGCGGACGCGGCGGTCCTGGTGGATCCGGCGCGCACCACGGTCGGCGTGCTGGCGGCGCTGCCCGCCACGGCGCGCCGCGTGGAAGCCATCAACCCGAGCACCCTGGCCAAATCCCGCAAGACCGATGACGAACTGGCCCATGTGCGCGCGGTCATGGAGCAGGACGGCGCCGCGCTGTGCGAATTCTTCGCCTGGTTCGACGCCGCGGTGGGGCGCGAGGCGATCACCGAGCTGACCATAGACGAAAAGCTGAGCGCCGCCCGTCGGCGCCGCCCCGGATTCGTCTCGCTCAGCTTCGGCACCATCGCGGCCTACAACGCCAACGGCGCCATGCCGCATTACCGCGCCACCCCGGAGTCGCACGCCGCCATCGAAGGCGACGGTCTGCTGCTGATCGATTCGGGCGGCCAGTACGAAGGCGGCACCACGGACATCACGCGGGTCGTCGGCGTCGGGCGACCCACGGCCGAGCAGAAGCGCGATTTCACCCTGGTGCTGAAAGGCATGATCGCGCTGTCGCGCGCCCGTTTTCCGCGCGGCGTGCTGTCGCCGATGCTGGACGCCATCGCGCGCGCGCCCATCTGGGAAGGTGGCGCGGAATACGGCCATGGCACCGGCCATGGCGTGGGCTACTTCATGAACGTGCACGAAGGGCCGCAGGTGATCGCGCACCGCGCCCAGGCCACCCCCCATACCGCCATGGAGCCCGGCATGATCACGTCCAACGAACCCGGCATCTACCGGCCGGGACGCTGGGGGGTCCGGATCGAGAACCTGGTCTGCAACCGGCCCGCGCAGACCACGGAGCTGGGCGAATTCCTGGCTTTCGAGACGCTGACGCTGTGCCCCATCGATACGACGTGCATCCTGGAGGACATGCTGCGGCCGGACGAGATCGCCTGGCTGGATGGCTATCACGCCCAGGTACGCGAGCGCCTGCTGCCGCACGTCGATGGCGCCGCCCGGGATTGGCTGCTGGCGCGCACGCGGGCGCTGGCCGCGGCGGAGTAG
- a CDS encoding gamma carbonic anhydrase family protein, translating into MAIYELEGVAPRVDASAYIADSADIIGDVTLEADVSIWPQVTIRGDNAPIVIRRGSNIQESSVLHVDKGLGLIVEERVTVGHQAMLHGCTIRAGALVGIQAIVLNEAVVGRNCLIGAGAIIPEGRVIPDNSLVIGIGKVVRELTQEEIERMHLNTQGYIERGRQYKRTLKRIG; encoded by the coding sequence ATGGCCATCTACGAACTCGAAGGCGTCGCGCCGCGCGTCGACGCCAGCGCCTATATTGCCGACAGCGCGGACATCATCGGCGACGTCACGCTGGAAGCGGACGTCAGCATCTGGCCGCAGGTGACGATACGGGGCGACAACGCGCCCATCGTCATCCGCCGGGGCAGCAACATCCAGGAATCGTCGGTCCTGCACGTCGACAAGGGCCTGGGGCTGATCGTCGAAGAGCGCGTGACGGTGGGACACCAGGCCATGCTGCATGGCTGCACCATACGCGCCGGCGCGTTGGTCGGGATACAGGCCATCGTGTTGAATGAAGCGGTGGTGGGCCGCAATTGCCTGATCGGCGCCGGCGCCATCATCCCCGAAGGCCGCGTGATCCCGGACAACAGCCTGGTCATCGGGATCGGCAAGGTGGTGCGGGAACTGACGCAGGAAGAAATCGAGCGCATGCACCTGAACACCCAGGGCTATATCGAGCGCGGCCGCCAATACAAACGCACGCTGAAGCGCATCGGCTGA
- the hslO gene encoding Hsp33 family molecular chaperone HslO, with amino-acid sequence MTDLLKKYLFEDRTVRIQAVRLHDTWRAAQVNHDYPPAIKRLLGELIAASTLLAANLKFEGSLVIQVQGDGPIALLVVECRADLSLRATVKLRQEQVVPDTGTMQSLMNPGGNGRFIVVLDPQRKAPGQQPYQGIVPIVGDTVADALSHYMQQSEQLETRLWLAADDYHAAGMLLQRLPGQGGVAQTPEAAEESWNRAVHLTETLKSDELLATDIDTLIHRLYWDETLLTFEPSGVRWHCPCNRTKVADMLRMLGRAEIESILAERGDVEVACDFCGKPYLFDAVDCAGLFTDSQALPGQDPPTVH; translated from the coding sequence ATGACCGATCTCCTGAAGAAATATCTTTTCGAGGACCGTACCGTTCGCATCCAGGCGGTACGTCTGCACGACACCTGGCGCGCCGCACAGGTCAATCACGACTACCCACCCGCCATCAAGCGCCTGCTGGGCGAATTGATCGCCGCGTCCACGCTGCTGGCGGCCAACCTGAAGTTCGAAGGTTCGCTGGTGATACAGGTGCAGGGCGACGGGCCGATCGCCCTGCTGGTGGTGGAGTGCCGCGCCGACCTGAGCCTGCGCGCGACCGTCAAGCTGCGCCAGGAACAGGTGGTGCCGGACACCGGCACGATGCAGAGCCTGATGAATCCGGGCGGCAATGGCCGCTTCATCGTGGTGCTGGATCCGCAGCGCAAGGCGCCGGGACAGCAGCCCTACCAGGGTATCGTGCCCATCGTGGGCGATACCGTCGCCGACGCCCTCAGCCACTATATGCAGCAGTCGGAACAGCTGGAAACGCGCTTGTGGCTGGCCGCCGACGACTATCATGCGGCGGGCATGCTGCTGCAGCGCCTGCCCGGGCAGGGCGGGGTCGCACAGACGCCGGAGGCGGCCGAGGAAAGCTGGAATCGCGCCGTTCACCTGACGGAGACGCTGAAGTCGGACGAGTTGCTGGCCACCGACATCGATACCTTGATCCATCGGCTGTACTGGGATGAAACCCTGCTGACCTTCGAGCCGTCCGGGGTGCGCTGGCATTGCCCCTGCAACCGGACCAAGGTCGCCGATATGCTGCGCATGCTGGGCCGCGCGGAAATCGAGAGCATCCTGGCCGAACGCGGGGATGTGGAAGTCGCCTGCGATTTCTGCGGCAAGCCGTACTTGTTCGACGCGGTGGATTGCGCCGGCTTGTTCACCGACTCGCAGGCGCTGCCGGGACAGGATCCGCCCACGGTGCACTGA
- a CDS encoding M55 family metallopeptidase — protein MRILVSTDIEGVAGVFHSQQVTAGNGEYERARAWMTGEANAAVAGAFEGGADDVLVNDSHGGFRNLLPDGIDERARLVLGKPRYLGMMGGLEEPCDAVFMIGYHSRAQGRGVLAHTINGFSFAKVRINGMELGEAGLYGALAGELGVPVALASGDDAFISETRELFPGAVWVQTKIARGQGSGVSLSPAAARAAIREAARQAMDNIGGLKPWRIEPPIECVLQTQNPALADLFCTWPALERVDGVTLRFTTDSMQAAIRTLNSLAAMSFMLR, from the coding sequence ATGCGCATACTCGTTTCCACCGACATCGAGGGCGTCGCCGGCGTCTTCCATTCCCAGCAGGTCACCGCCGGCAATGGCGAATACGAGCGTGCCCGCGCCTGGATGACGGGCGAGGCCAACGCGGCGGTCGCCGGCGCCTTCGAAGGCGGCGCCGATGACGTGCTGGTCAACGACTCGCACGGTGGCTTCCGCAATCTGCTGCCCGACGGCATCGACGAACGCGCCCGGCTGGTGCTGGGCAAACCGCGGTACCTGGGCATGATGGGCGGCCTGGAAGAGCCGTGCGACGCGGTCTTCATGATCGGCTACCACTCGCGCGCCCAGGGCCGTGGCGTGCTCGCCCACACCATCAACGGCTTTTCCTTCGCCAAGGTCCGCATCAACGGCATGGAGCTGGGCGAAGCCGGGCTTTACGGCGCGCTGGCGGGCGAACTGGGCGTGCCGGTCGCCCTGGCCAGCGGCGACGATGCCTTCATCAGCGAAACCCGCGAGCTGTTTCCCGGCGCGGTCTGGGTGCAGACCAAGATCGCGCGCGGGCAGGGCAGCGGCGTGTCGCTGTCGCCGGCGGCCGCGCGCGCGGCCATCCGCGAAGCCGCGCGCCAGGCCATGGACAATATCGGCGGCCTCAAGCCCTGGCGCATCGAGCCGCCTATAGAATGCGTCCTGCAGACCCAGAACCCGGCGCTGGCCGATCTGTTCTGCACCTGGCCCGCGCTGGAGCGCGTGGACGGCGTAACGCTGCGCTTCACGACCGACAGCATGCAGGCCGCCATACGCACGCTCAACAGCCTGGCCGCCATGTCATTCATGCTGCGCTGA
- the ftsB gene encoding cell division protein FtsB, with translation MRLLFLVLLALVCLIQYPLWLGKGGWFKVWDLQKQVAAQRAVNEGMRARNAALDAEVRDLQTGTGALEERARSELGMMKDGEVFVQIVPAGSSPAAAAQAPQSAEAGNLQRTVPAAGAANRAVGASPANRAAGASATNRGNTGSNANANANANAAQGTRR, from the coding sequence ATGCGCCTGTTGTTCCTGGTTCTACTGGCCCTGGTCTGCCTGATCCAGTACCCGTTGTGGCTGGGCAAGGGTGGCTGGTTCAAGGTTTGGGACCTGCAGAAACAGGTGGCCGCGCAGCGCGCCGTCAACGAAGGGATGCGCGCCCGCAACGCCGCCCTGGACGCGGAAGTGCGCGACCTGCAGACGGGCACGGGCGCGCTGGAGGAACGGGCGCGCAGCGAACTGGGCATGATGAAGGACGGCGAGGTCTTCGTGCAGATCGTGCCAGCCGGCAGCTCACCCGCCGCGGCCGCGCAAGCGCCGCAATCCGCCGAGGCGGGCAATCTCCAGCGGACCGTGCCAGCCGCGGGGGCCGCCAACCGCGCGGTCGGCGCCTCACCCGCCAACCGTGCCGCCGGCGCTTCAGCCACCAATCGTGGCAATACGGGCAGCAACGCCAACGCCAACGCGAATGCCAATGCCGCCCAGGGCACCCGCCGCTAG
- a CDS encoding acyl-CoA synthetase, producing the protein MNDQYQALYDSFRWLVPTQFNIAEVCCHRWAESGLDARRIAIYYEDEAGNREVWTYGRLAEAANQLANGLVRMGVGKGDRVAVVLGQRPETAVVHMATYSVGAVIVPLSGLFGPEALESRLRDSEARVAVVDAASSANLLSIAEQCPALHQIIGIGFADERVLPWRSLLARQPAEFKRVSTLATDPAILLYTSGTTGAPKGALLPHSALIGNLPGFVASQDWFPKLGDVFWSPADWAWTGGMMDALLPTLYFGHPIVGTRGRFSPERAFELLERYQVTNTFLFPTALKAMMKAVPAPRERYKLVLRAIMSAGESVGETVFGWCRSALGITPNEMFGQTEMNYLVGNSQARWPAKPGSMGRPYPGHRVAVIDDQGQEAKTGEIGEVALNRYDIHGHPDPILFLQYWRNPTATAAKFSGDWCRTGDLARMDEDGYLWYAGRSDDVFKSAGYRIGPGEIESCLLGHPAVANAAVVPKPDAERGALVKAYVVLTPEYAGQARDGIVQALQDHVRERLAPYEYPKEIEFLDELPMTTTGKVQRRVLRQLEEEKAEKARGDQPA; encoded by the coding sequence ATGAACGATCAATACCAGGCGCTCTACGACTCTTTCCGCTGGCTAGTACCCACGCAGTTCAACATCGCCGAGGTGTGCTGCCATCGTTGGGCCGAAAGCGGTCTCGACGCACGCCGCATCGCCATCTATTACGAAGACGAAGCGGGCAACAGGGAAGTCTGGACCTACGGCCGCCTGGCGGAAGCGGCGAACCAGTTGGCGAACGGCCTGGTGCGCATGGGAGTGGGCAAGGGCGACCGGGTAGCTGTTGTTTTGGGACAACGACCGGAGACCGCGGTGGTGCACATGGCCACCTACAGCGTCGGCGCGGTCATCGTCCCCTTATCCGGATTGTTCGGTCCCGAAGCGCTGGAATCGCGCCTGCGCGACTCGGAAGCGCGCGTCGCGGTGGTGGACGCGGCGTCCAGCGCCAACCTGCTTTCCATCGCGGAACAGTGCCCTGCCCTGCACCAGATCATCGGCATCGGCTTCGCCGACGAGCGCGTGCTGCCGTGGCGCAGCCTGCTGGCGCGCCAGCCCGCCGAGTTCAAGCGTGTCTCCACGCTGGCCACCGACCCCGCGATCCTGCTTTACACGTCCGGCACCACGGGCGCACCCAAGGGGGCGCTGCTGCCCCATTCCGCCCTGATCGGCAACCTGCCGGGTTTCGTGGCGTCGCAGGACTGGTTTCCCAAGCTGGGGGATGTGTTCTGGTCGCCGGCCGACTGGGCCTGGACCGGCGGCATGATGGACGCGCTGCTGCCCACCCTGTATTTCGGCCATCCCATCGTCGGCACGCGCGGACGATTCTCCCCCGAGCGCGCGTTCGAATTGCTGGAACGCTACCAGGTCACGAACACCTTCCTGTTCCCCACCGCGCTGAAAGCGATGATGAAGGCGGTGCCGGCGCCGCGCGAACGCTACAAGCTGGTGCTGCGGGCCATCATGAGCGCCGGCGAATCCGTGGGCGAGACCGTATTCGGCTGGTGCCGGTCGGCGCTGGGTATCACGCCGAACGAAATGTTCGGCCAGACTGAAATGAACTATCTGGTGGGCAACAGCCAGGCGCGCTGGCCCGCCAAGCCGGGCAGCATGGGCCGGCCCTATCCGGGACACCGCGTCGCGGTCATCGACGACCAGGGCCAGGAGGCCAAGACGGGCGAAATCGGCGAAGTGGCGCTGAACCGGTACGACATCCACGGCCATCCCGACCCCATCCTGTTCCTGCAGTACTGGCGTAACCCGACCGCCACCGCCGCGAAATTCAGCGGCGACTGGTGCCGCACCGGCGACCTGGCCCGCATGGACGAAGACGGCTACCTCTGGTACGCGGGACGCAGCGACGACGTCTTCAAATCGGCGGGCTATCGCATCGGGCCAGGGGAAATCGAAAGCTGCCTGCTGGGCCACCCGGCCGTGGCCAACGCGGCCGTGGTTCCCAAACCGGATGCGGAGCGCGGCGCGCTGGTCAAGGCCTATGTCGTGCTGACCCCGGAGTACGCCGGCCAGGCTCGCGACGGCATCGTCCAGGCCCTGCAGGACCACGTGCGCGAACGGCTGGCGCCATATGAATATCCCAAGGAAATCGAGTTTCTCGACGAACTGCCCATGACCACCACCGGCAAGGTGCAGCGACGGGTACTGCGTCAACTCGAAGAGGAAAAAGCGGAAAAGGCGCGCGGCGACCAGCCCGCCTGA
- a CDS encoding TadE/TadG family type IV pilus assembly protein — translation MHPPISRAAARQRGAAIAAFTVSALPLMFCGLLVVEAARWHMTRQMLDLALLEAARAGATRHARPATIEQAFETALLPLFHPPGRHRDPRARMRASFLHVAQQTGAPAWRIDVISPTVGAYTDFGDRSLRIPAARGLPAIRNDYQAEQHLRRRRMGWPGGRGPRSGQTVFEANMLRLRLAYAHAPWVPGVRALLRRLAVIRGSGDPAARAGMLVMQMEMALPMQSHPVLWHGSVPGVGRAVGTMEAVETVGAAAAVGADRTVDGGRAHEGRDAPVRRPRPWRDEVDIGVLGRRETGSGPLSPDGNGEPLDDPACGVLLCCAPAGDGGGPA, via the coding sequence ATGCATCCCCCGATCTCGCGCGCGGCGGCCCGCCAGCGCGGCGCGGCCATCGCGGCCTTTACCGTGAGCGCGCTGCCGCTGATGTTCTGCGGCCTGCTCGTGGTCGAGGCCGCCCGCTGGCACATGACGCGGCAGATGCTCGACCTGGCGCTGCTGGAAGCGGCGCGCGCCGGTGCGACGCGGCATGCACGGCCGGCCACCATCGAGCAGGCGTTCGAAACCGCCCTGCTGCCCCTGTTCCATCCGCCCGGACGGCATCGCGATCCGCGCGCCCGCATGCGCGCGAGCTTCCTGCACGTCGCGCAGCAGACCGGCGCCCCGGCCTGGCGTATCGACGTCATTTCGCCCACCGTCGGCGCCTACACGGATTTCGGCGATCGGTCGCTGCGCATCCCCGCCGCGCGTGGGCTGCCGGCCATACGCAATGACTACCAGGCGGAACAGCACCTGCGCCGCCGGCGCATGGGCTGGCCGGGCGGACGCGGGCCGCGCTCGGGGCAAACGGTGTTCGAAGCAAACATGCTGCGGCTGCGGCTGGCCTATGCGCACGCGCCGTGGGTGCCCGGGGTGCGGGCGCTGTTGCGGCGGCTGGCGGTTATCCGGGGCAGCGGCGATCCCGCGGCGCGAGCCGGCATGCTGGTGATGCAGATGGAAATGGCCTTGCCCATGCAGTCGCATCCCGTGCTCTGGCACGGGAGCGTGCCTGGCGTGGGCCGAGCGGTGGGAACGATGGAAGCGGTGGAAACGGTCGGAGCGGCCGCAGCGGTCGGAGCGGACCGGACAGTCGACGGCGGTCGGGCGCATGAGGGCCGGGATGCGCCAGTACGCCGTCCCCGGCCCTGGCGGGACGAGGTGGACATCGGTGTGCTTGGACGGCGGGAAACGGGGTCTGGGCCGTTGTCCCCGGACGGGAACGGCGAACCGCTCGATGACCCGGCTTGCGGGGTTCTACTGTGCTGTGCGCCCGCGGGCGATGGCGGCGGACCGGCCTGA
- a CDS encoding CTP synthase, whose protein sequence is MTKYVFVTGGVVSSLGKGIAAASLGAILESRGLQVTLLKLDPYINVDPGTMSPFQHGEVFVTEDGAETDLDLGHYERFISTRMRKVNNFTTGQIYESVLRKERRGDYLGKTVQVIPHITNEIQDFIARGAEAGWDGNTDVAIVEIGGTVGDIESLPFLEAARQMSLRMGRNNAAFIHLTLVPFIASAGELKTKPTQHSVQKLREIGIYPHALLCRADRPIPEDERAKISLFSNVPLDAVISVWDADSIYKIPAMLHKQGLDNLVCDALGLTPPPADLSMWDDLVEALEHPVHEVTIGMVGKYVDLTESYKSLTEALVHAGIHTRSRVKIEYIDSEDLEAHGTDSLKHLDAILVPGGFGKRGTEGKIAAIRYARENGVPYLGICLGMQLAVIEFSRHVAGLGGANSTEFDPAAPHPVVALITEWMDREGRVEKRDANSDLGGTMRKGAQRCPVKPGTLAARIYGPEVNERHRHRYEVNNVYVPRLEDAGMVISARTPTENLPEMMELPAHPWFVGVQFHPEFTSTPRDGHPLFSSYIQAAIDRQQRLAADAA, encoded by the coding sequence ATGACCAAATACGTATTTGTCACCGGTGGCGTAGTGTCTTCCCTGGGGAAAGGCATCGCCGCCGCGTCCCTTGGCGCGATCCTCGAATCGCGCGGTCTGCAAGTCACCCTGCTCAAGCTCGACCCGTACATCAACGTCGATCCCGGCACCATGAGCCCCTTCCAGCATGGCGAGGTTTTCGTCACGGAAGACGGCGCGGAAACCGACCTGGACCTGGGCCACTACGAGCGCTTCATTTCCACGCGCATGCGCAAGGTGAACAATTTCACCACCGGCCAGATCTACGAATCCGTGCTGCGCAAGGAACGCCGGGGCGACTACCTGGGCAAGACGGTGCAGGTCATCCCGCACATCACCAATGAAATCCAGGACTTCATCGCCCGCGGGGCCGAAGCCGGCTGGGATGGCAACACCGATGTGGCCATCGTCGAAATCGGCGGCACGGTCGGCGACATCGAGTCCCTGCCTTTCCTGGAAGCCGCGCGGCAGATGAGCCTGCGCATGGGCCGCAACAACGCGGCCTTCATCCATCTGACCCTGGTGCCGTTCATCGCGTCGGCGGGCGAACTGAAGACCAAGCCCACGCAGCACTCCGTGCAGAAACTGCGCGAAATCGGTATCTATCCGCATGCGCTGCTGTGCCGGGCGGATCGTCCCATCCCCGAAGACGAACGCGCCAAGATTTCACTGTTTTCCAACGTGCCGCTGGACGCCGTCATTTCGGTCTGGGACGCGGATTCGATCTACAAGATTCCCGCCATGCTGCACAAGCAGGGCCTGGACAACCTGGTGTGCGACGCCCTGGGACTGACGCCGCCGCCGGCCGACCTGTCCATGTGGGACGACCTGGTCGAAGCCCTGGAACATCCGGTGCACGAAGTCACGATCGGCATGGTCGGCAAGTATGTCGACCTGACGGAGTCGTACAAGTCGCTGACCGAAGCGCTGGTCCACGCCGGCATCCATACCCGTTCGCGCGTCAAGATCGAATACATCGACTCGGAAGACCTGGAAGCGCACGGCACGGACAGCCTCAAGCACCTGGACGCCATCCTGGTGCCCGGCGGCTTCGGCAAGCGCGGCACCGAAGGCAAGATCGCCGCCATCCGCTATGCGCGCGAAAACGGCGTGCCCTACCTGGGCATCTGCCTGGGCATGCAGTTGGCAGTCATCGAGTTCTCGCGCCACGTGGCCGGCCTGGGCGGCGCCAACAGCACGGAATTCGATCCCGCCGCCCCGCACCCGGTCGTGGCCCTGATCACGGAATGGATGGATCGCGAAGGCCGCGTGGAAAAGCGTGACGCCAATTCCGACCTGGGCGGCACCATGCGCAAGGGCGCGCAGCGCTGCCCGGTCAAGCCCGGCACGCTCGCCGCGCGGATCTACGGGCCGGAAGTCAATGAACGGCACCGCCACCGCTACGAAGTGAACAACGTCTACGTGCCCCGTCTGGAAGACGCCGGCATGGTGATCAGCGCGCGTACGCCCACCGAGAACCTGCCGGAAATGATGGAGCTGCCGGCGCACCCGTGGTTCGTGGGCGTGCAGTTCCACCCCGAATTCACGTCGACGCCGCGCGATGGGCACCCGCTGTTCTCCAGCTATATCCAGGCCGCCATCGACAGGCAGCAACGCCTCGCGGCGGACGCCGCGTGA
- the eno gene encoding phosphopyruvate hydratase: MSAIVDIIGREILDSRGNPTVECDVLLESGAMGRAAVPSGASTGAREAIELRDGDKGRYLGKGVLRAVENLNTEISEALMGLDAQEQTFVDRTLIELDGTDAKERLGANAILAASMAVARAAADESGLSLYRYFGGSGPMSMPVPMMNVINGGAHANNTLDLQEFMILPVGAASFREALRWGAEVFHALKKLINAQGMSTAVGDEGGFAPNVANHEAAIQLILKAIGEAGYEPGTQIALGLDCASSEFFKNGKYVLEGEGGISLSSQEFTNLLATWCDKYPIISIEDGMAENDWEGWKLLTDQLGKKVQLVGDDLFVTNTRILKEGISKGVANSILIKINQIGTLTETFAAIEMAKRAGYTAVVSHRSGETEDSTIADIAVATNAMQIKTGSLSRSDRMAKYNQLLRIEEELAEVASYPGLEAFYNLR, from the coding sequence ATGAGTGCAATCGTCGACATCATCGGCCGCGAAATCCTGGATTCGCGCGGCAATCCCACCGTGGAATGCGATGTACTGCTGGAATCGGGCGCCATGGGCCGGGCCGCGGTGCCGTCGGGCGCCTCCACCGGCGCGCGCGAAGCCATCGAGCTGCGTGACGGCGACAAAGGCCGCTATCTGGGCAAGGGCGTGCTGCGCGCGGTAGAAAACCTGAACACCGAAATCTCCGAAGCGCTGATGGGCCTGGACGCGCAGGAACAGACCTTCGTCGACCGCACCCTGATCGAACTGGACGGCACCGATGCCAAGGAACGCCTGGGCGCCAATGCCATCCTGGCCGCCAGCATGGCGGTGGCGCGCGCCGCCGCCGACGAATCGGGTCTGTCGCTGTACCGCTATTTCGGCGGCAGCGGCCCCATGAGCATGCCGGTGCCCATGATGAACGTCATCAACGGCGGCGCGCACGCCAACAACACGCTGGACCTGCAGGAATTCATGATCCTGCCGGTGGGCGCGGCCAGCTTCCGCGAAGCGCTGCGCTGGGGCGCGGAAGTCTTCCACGCGCTCAAGAAGCTGATCAATGCGCAAGGCATGTCCACCGCCGTGGGCGACGAAGGGGGGTTCGCGCCCAACGTGGCCAATCACGAGGCCGCCATCCAGCTGATCCTGAAAGCCATCGGCGAAGCCGGCTACGAGCCCGGCACGCAGATCGCGCTGGGCCTGGATTGCGCCAGCTCGGAATTCTTCAAGAACGGCAAGTACGTGCTGGAAGGCGAAGGCGGCATTTCGCTCAGCTCGCAGGAATTCACGAATCTGCTGGCCACGTGGTGCGACAAGTACCCCATCATTTCCATCGAAGACGGCATGGCCGAAAACGATTGGGAAGGCTGGAAGCTGCTGACCGACCAGCTGGGCAAGAAGGTGCAACTGGTCGGCGACGATCTGTTCGTCACCAATACGCGCATCCTGAAGGAAGGCATTTCCAAGGGCGTGGCCAATTCCATCCTGATCAAGATCAACCAGATCGGCACGCTGACCGAAACCTTCGCCGCCATCGAAATGGCCAAGCGCGCTGGCTACACCGCCGTGGTTTCGCATCGTTCGGGTGAAACGGAAGACTCCACCATCGCCGATATCGCCGTGGCGACCAACGCCATGCAGATCAAGACCGGTTCGCTGTCGCGGTCGGATCGCATGGCCAAGTACAACCAGCTGCTCCGTATCGAGGAAGAACTGGCCGAAGTCGCTTCCTATCCCGGCCTGGAAGCCTTCTACAACCTGCGCTGA